Genomic window (Saccharothrix australiensis):
CGCCTCCCGTCCCGCCTTGGCGTGCGCCCACGCCTGGTTGGTCCGCAGCAGCGCCGTGGTGTGCGACGACCGGCCCCGGCCGACCGCGAAGAGACCGGCTTCGAACTGGTCCGCCGCGCGCCGGGGCTCCTCGTCGTGCAGGTGCACCCGGCCGAGGCGGTAGCGGATGTTGGCCACCAGGTCGTCCGCGCCCGCCTCCCGCGCGAGTTCCAGGGCACGCGCCCAGTGCCGCCGCATCCAGGCGCGCTCGCCGGTGTCGAAGCACGTCCACGCCGCGACGTTGTGCAGGTCCGCCACCGCGATCACCAGTCGCCGGCGCACGTCGGCCGCCGCGTGGCAGTCGAGCAGCCCCTCCGCCCACGCGGCGGCGTCCCGCAGCTCGTCGCGGCACGCGCCGCCGCCGCGCGGGTAGTCGACCGACCGGTACCGCGCCGTCAGCTCCTCCAGCCGGACGACGTCGGCCATCCCCACCCGTCGCGGCACCGGCAGGTAGGGCTTCCGGTTCTCCCGTTCCCGCATCCTCCGCACCTCCGCGCTCCCGTCCACGAGCCACCCGCGGCGGCTCCGCCTCCCGAACGGGTACCCGTCGGCGTCTCGGGTGGCACGGGGCGACCCACGGCCATCCGGGTGCACTCCGACGCGCGCGGTCACCCGGACAGCCCCGCGCCGACGTGACGTCGCGTGCGCCCGAATCCCTTGGCCGGAACCGAAAGGCCCGCATCACGCGCGCTCGCCGACCGCACCGGGAGACCCCGCCACGCGATCACCGCCGGGGTCCCGGAGCGGGGGTGCCCACCGCGCGGCGAAGGGGTCCCGGTGCGCGGGGACGAACTCGGTGGAGGACCTGGCCGGCCTGTTCCCACCGGGCTGCCGGAAAAGCGGGCCGGACCGCCCGCCCCGGCGCGCCGGGCGGTGAACCCCTCAGCGCGGTGGGAGGACCGCGTGCGTCATCCGGGCAGGAACTGGATGCGCACGGAGTCGTCGTAGGGGACGACGACCGTCCTGCTCGCGTCGGACCACCGCTCGGGGACGAGGAACAGCCGGCCGCCCGCCTCGGTCAGCAGGCGCAGTCCCTGGCACCGCACGCGGAACCGCTGCCCCTCCGCCGCCGGCAGCGGGAACTGGTGGACGCCCCCGACGCCCTCGGGCAGGTAGAGCTGCTGCTCCAGGTCCAGCACCACGAGCGGTCGGGTGGGCAGCTCGGCGGCCAGTTCGGCGGCCCGCCCGCGCCCGTACGCCGCCGCGAAGTTGTTCGTCGCCCAGAACAGGCCCAGCACGGCGATCGCCCCGAGCGCGGCCGCCGGCAGCGCGTCGCCGGGACGCCGTCGCCGGTCGCGCGGCCGGGCGCGCCAGGTCGAGATGCCGTAGGCCGCCAGCGGCAGGCCCGCGGCCAGGGACAGCGCGGTCACGCCGGGGAACTCGTCCCGCGACACGCTCACGACCAGGATGCCGACCACCGCCCGCGCGAACAGGGCCGCGCCGAGGAGCACCAGGGCCGCGCCGACCACCTTCGCCCACCGCGACCCCGGCCGCCGCCGCAGCGCCCGCACGCCGCGGTGGGCGACGAGCCCCAGGACGAGGAGTACGAGCAGACCGGCCACCGGCGCGAACACGACCTCCGTGCCGAGCAGCAGCAGTTCGGTGGTCGACAGGTCGAGCGCGTTCAGGTCGACGCCGAAGTGCTCGTACCGCACCAGCGTCGAGACGTAGCCGAAGTAGCACAGCAGCGCGGCCACGAGCGTGGTCGGCGCGGCGATCGCGGCGAACGACTGCGCCCGGTCCAGGAGCGACCCGGACGCGTCGGGCTGCGCCGTCATGGGGTGGTCGACGGGGTGGTGCGACCCGGCGGGGTGGTCCCCGTCCGCCCGGTGCCGGGTGGTGGCGACCCGGTCCGGGTGGTCCCGGCGCCGGTGGACGCCGCGGGCGACCGCGTCGTGGGGCAGACCAGGCGGCCGTCCGGGTCCGGCACGCCGTCGGCCTGCCGGCACGGGAGCGCGACCGCCGTCAGGGTCGCCACCTGCGGCGCCCACGTGACGACCACCGGCCGCTCCGGCGACGGCGACGCGGCGGCGACGCGCGGGTCGTCGCAGGGCCGCCCGGCCGCCGACGTGCACCTGCCGCGGAAGCCGAACACCACCTCGGCCGACGCCCGGCCGCCGGTCGGCCGGGACGCCTCGACGGCGACCCGGCACCGCTGCTCCGACGTGCCGCGCACCGGCCGGAAGGTGAAGCCGTGGCAGTCGCCCTCGCTCGCGCCGCAGTTCCGCCCCTCGGGCAGCAGCGTGAACAGGCGCGGGTTCGACACCGACACGTCCACCGTGACGGGCACCGCCGAGTCCGCGGTGACCGAGAACGTCTTGCAGCCGACCTCCTTCGGCTCGTCCTCGAACAGCTCGAACTCCAACGGCCACGGCGTCGTGTCCGTCCGGCCGTCCAGCCGCGCGCCGCCCACGGTGATCACGGCGCCGCCGTCCGCCGTCCGGGTGGG
Coding sequences:
- a CDS encoding tetratricopeptide repeat protein → MRERENRKPYLPVPRRVGMADVVRLEELTARYRSVDYPRGGGACRDELRDAAAWAEGLLDCHAAADVRRRLVIAVADLHNVAAWTCFDTGERAWMRRHWARALELAREAGADDLVANIRYRLGRVHLHDEEPRRAADQFEAGLFAVGRGRSSHTTALLRTNQAWAHAKAGREAAAQARLSEAFDHLDRADGEPPAAWSKFFDLVDFVAMTGVVHTELAQSCDARHAPTAVAALHAATERYGADMGRSRVFSLIALSTANLLGGDDDEAVRVARAAVEAGAAVHSERVSDRIRPLGRLAHRRGNRELAAVVSDFVGSRC